The uncultured Paludibaculum sp. sequence CCCGCGTACGGGCAGCGGAGGGACGCCGATCATATTCCACGAGGCGTAGCCGCGATTGCCGCCATGCCGCGGGCTGCCGTAGAAGCCCTGCATCGTGTGTGCGAGCACCAGCTCAAACGCGGCTTTGCCGCCGTCTGGAAAGAACTCCCGAGGCGCCGAGCCCTGCTCCATGCTGGCTAGCAGGGCTGTGCGCTGCTCCGGCGTCCACTCTTCGAACCGTCCCTCGGCCAGACGATCGACGGCAGCCAGCGCGTCGCGGTAAGCCGGCTGGTGGCGTTTGAATTTGCGGTTGAGCTGGCGGTCAATATAGGTGACCACGCCGGCCTGACGGGCCCCGGCATCGTGGTCGGCTGGAATCAGAGTTTCCGTCCAGGCTTCCAGCAGGGCCGCCTGCCGGGGTGTCAACACACGCAAAGAAGAAGGAGAAAGAGGCGCGCGGGAGCAGGCGGCGGTGGCACCCGCGGCGGCGGCCAGGAATATTCGGCGTTTCAGAGCAATACCTCCGAAAATGAATCCACCGCGATCATATCGTGCGGGTGCGAGGGTGGGCAACCGAGGAGGGCCGCCGGACGGACCGATGAGGGGCCATGGAGAGGATCAGCCGTGGAAATTCTTCCGTACCCCGGCTACCATGTCCGGGTGACCTGAGATAGCATAGATCTAATTGTTCCCAGGAGTAACAAAATGTCCGATCGCGAACTCTCAAGACGTCATTTCTTCTATGGATCCCTACTCGCTGGAGCCGTGCCCGCCGCTGGATTTGGCAGCACCACGTCCCTCTCCAGAGCCGGCTTCAAGTCTCCGAACGAAAAACTGAACATCGCCGCGATCGGCGCCGGCGGTAAGGGCCGCAGCGACATCGCCGGCTGCAGCACCGAGAACATCGTCGCGTTTGCCGATCCAGACGACAAGCGCGCCGCCCAGACCTTCGAGAAGTATCCGAAGGTGCCGAAATACAAAGACTTCCGGGTCATGTTCGACAAGGAAGAGAAGAACATCGACGCGGTGTTGGTCTCGTGTCCCGACCACGTCCACGGCAGTGCCGCCATGTGGTCGATGGCGCGCGGCAAACACGTCTACTGCCAGAAGCCGCTGGTGCGCACCATTTGGGAGGCGCAGCAGTTGACGGCGGCGGCGGCCAAATACGGCGTTGCCACGCAGATGGGCAATCAGGGCTATTCCAACGAAGGCGCCCGGCAATGCGCCGAGATCATCTGGAACGGCGATATCGGCGGTGTGACGGAAGTGCACGCGTTCACCGACCGGCCGGGCCACTACTGGCCGCAAGGGCCCGAGGTCGCGCCGAAGGAAGAGTCGGTGCCGTCCACACTCGATTGGGATGCCTGGCTGGCCGACGCCGAGCCCCGCGCTTACAGCCCGGCTTACGTTCCGCACAACTGGCGTGCCTTCCCGGACTTCGGCTGCGGCGCCATCGGCGACATGGCGTGCCATATCCTGGGTACGCCCAACATGGCCCTGCTGCTCTCGGCGCCCACCAGCGTGGAGTGCATCAAGAAAGTGGGCGCGAGTGAACACACGTTCCCGCATCAGACCGTCATCCGCTTTGACTTCCCCGCGCGCGGCACGATGCCGGCTCTGAAGCTCTTCTGGTATGACAGCCTGAAGGAACAGCCGAAGATCCCAGGCGTCCCCGAAGGCGAACTGCTGGGCGACAAGGACATCAACGGCAGCGTGTTCATCGGTGACAAAGGCATCGTCACCACTGGCTGTTACGGCGAGCGTACGCGACTGTTGCCCGATGCCAAGATGAAGGACTACACGATGCCGCCTCCGATGCTGACCCGGTCGCCGGGCCACTATCGCGACTGGCTCAGGGCCTGCAAGGGCGGGTCGCCGGCCTGTTCGAATTTCAGCGTGGCCGGTCCGTTTGTCGAATGGATGCTGCTGGGCACCATCGCAATGCGGGTGGAAGGCAAGCTGGAGTGGGACGCCGCCAAGGGCCGCATCACCAGTCACCCCGACGCCAATAAGTATCTGAAGCCGAAGTTCCGCAAAGGCTGGAAGTTCGCCTAAAACGATTACTGACAAATCTATGGTTCTCCAGGGCCCGCGGCCTACCTCTCCAAGAGATTGAGCCGCGGGCCCTTTGTCGATTTTGGAAACGCGTTTCCAACGGGAGACATCTTTCCGGGTGTCCGGTAAGGAGGCCCATATGAAATCGGCAAAGTGGTTGGCTCCCGCGATGTTGGCGGTGGTAGCACTACCGGGTTGGGGCCGATGGGAAGAGACCAGGCGCGCTGCCATGCGTGGCGGCGGCGACCATGGCAAATGCACCATCGAGGTGGAAGTGGATCAGGCCGCCGAAGTGGCTGTCTCTGGAGACATGGGTGTCTTGCGCACTCTTTCGGGCTCGCCCGCGCACTGGCGCCGGCTGGAGTGCAACGCGCCCCTGCCCACCAATCCCTACGATTTCCGGTTCCGGGGCATTGACGGCAGAGGCGATGTGGATCTGATCCAGCAGCCTGGCCGCGGCCGGCCCGCCGTAGTGCGGATCGTCGACCGCAAGGGTGGCCGGGAAGGCTACACCTTCGACCTCGAGTGGCGTGGTGGCGACTATGACAATCGCGGACGGGACCGGGGCCGCGGCTTCTGGGATGGTGGCGATCGCGACTACGACCGGCACAACGACCGCAACGATTTCTCGTGGAACAACGACCTACGGTATCGCGGCCGTGGCGATGGCTATTTCGCCGACGCGCGTGGCGACCGGAACCGCCTCTACAACTGCGACGTGAACATCGCCCGCGGCGGGGATGTCTACGTCTCCTTTGATTCCGACCGTCGGGGCCGGATGGCCCTGAACGGCCGCATCGTGCGGATGGAAGGCGACCGTGTGGTGGCCCGCATGAACGGCGGAGGTTTCTCTGGCCTGATGTACCTCGAAACGAATCGCCGTGATCGGGTCAAGGAGATCCGCATGGACCTCGACGGCCGCGGCGAACTGCGCTGGCGCGACTAGACTGGTTGCATGTCTGTCGTTTCATTGATCGAGTATGCGGATGCGTCCGCGGAAGTCCAGGCCGTCTATGACGACATCATGGCCACCCGCAAGGTGGACAATGTCAACAACTTCTGGAAGGCCCTGGCGAATCATCCGGCCATGCTCCGGCAGGTGTGGGAAGAGGTGAAGACCGTGATGGCGCCCGGTGCGCTGGATCCTCTGGTGAAAGAGATGATCTATGTCGCCGTGAGTGCCACCAACGGCTGCGAATACTGCACCTACTCCCACACCGCCGGAGCGCGAGCCAAGGGGATGACGGAAGAGATGCTGGGCGAGGTACTGGCCGTGGCCGCGCTGGCGAACAAGACGAACCGGCTGGCGAATGGATATAGGGTACCGGTGGATGAGCAGTTCCGGCGGTCGTGAATCAGGCGTTTCGCAGATGCTGGGCGGAACCGGCGGCGGGTTTGGCGTGTCCGTTCAGGCTGGAGGCCGGCTGGCTATGGTCTTGCGCGCGTTCGGAGTTCTGGCGATTGCCGGCGGAGTGCTGCTCGCGCAGACTCCTGCTGGATCCATGGAAGAGCGAACTCGTGCCCGGCAGACGGCGATGGGCCGGGCGTACTCCCGGCAGTTGCGCGGCGAAGCGGTCGTACTGGAGAACGAGGCCGTGCGGAGATACGTGGACCGCGTGGGTGGGCTGCTGGCGGCGCAGATGCCGGGCCCAAAGCCTTCGTTCGAGTTCACGGTAGCGGAGATTACCGCGTGTCCAACGACCCAGGAACCAGCGGCTCTGCCTGGCGGATTTGTGTTCTTCCCTGCCCGCCTGCTGGGTGCCTCTCGTAACGAGAGTGAATTCGCGGCGGTTGTGGCACATGCGGTCGCGCATGAGGTGCTGCACCGAACGCCGATGGCTGCACCGGAGAGCGGCGCCACAATTCCGCTCGTGATGCTCGGCGGGTGGACGGGCGATTGCCGGGGCCGGCAGAGCGTTCCTATTGGGTTTGCAGCGACGCTGAAGAAACAGGAACGGGAAGCCGATGCGCTGGCCTGGAGAGCGCTGGAGGCGGCCGGGTTTGATCCACGCGCTGTCACGAGCTACGTGCAAAGAACGGTGGACTCGGCCAACACGGATGTCCAACGCGGAGAGCAGGAAGAGCGGCTCGCGACGATGCGTTCATTGAAGGCCGCGGCGGCGACAACAAGGCAGGATGGCGTGGACTTCGAAGTTGCGCGAGCGGAGATCCGGCGGTTTGTCGAGGCATCGAGTCCGGCGCGGCGGGCACCATCGCTGGTGGGTGCGAGGCAGCCGTAGCAGCCAAGCGAGTGAAGCTCAGGGCGCCAAGTAAACGCCTGTGCTGGAGCAGGCGACATCTTCCAGCCTGGCGGGCGTTGCCCGGAAGCGGTGCGCGTTCGCCTCAATGTATTTGGCAATAGCCTGAGTTGCGGCATCTCTTTCCGATTCGGGCCAGTCGAGCATGAAGGAGGGCGCGCCGGGGAGACTCGCAATTCAATGTCGAACCAGAACGCGACCTCATGTGAAGTCTCATCGTTCTCGCACAACGTTACTCCGGAGGAAGTGTAACTCAGCCAGACGCGGATCATCCGCTCTGCGTTTCAGTGGTAATTCCTGGGGTTCCCGCGCACTTGGTTCGTCATACGGCTTCGGCCGCCCTCGACGTGCTTTTGTCACCTTCACACCTCGCGAGCTGCATTTATTGATTAGCAAGTACAGATTGCGGAATCCAGGGCGCCAGAGTCCCCATCCTAGATAGGAAACAAAACCCCACAATTCAAAAAGGAGCACAAATGTCACAGTTAGCAGGCAAGGTCGCCCTCGTGACGGGGGCCTCCCGGGGCATCGGAGCAGCCATCGCGAAGCGGCTCGCCCAGGATGGCGCGACCGTCGCCATCACCTACGCCGCCTCACCCGGAAAGGCGGAAGAGGTAGTGAAGTCCATCGAAGCCGCCGGGGGCAAGGCGCTGGCGATCCAGGCCGACAGCGGCGATCCCGCAGCCGTGAAGGCGGCGGTGGCCTTCGCTGCCGAGAAGTTTGGACGGCTGGATATCCTGGTGAACAACGCCGGCGTGGCGTTTATGGCTCCTATTGGCGAATTCCCTGAGGATCAGTTCGAACGGCTGCTGGCGGTGAATGTGCGCGGGGTCTTTAGCGCGACCAACGAGGCGGTCCGGCACATGAGCGACGGTGGCCGGATCATCATGATCGGCAGCATCAATGGGGATTTCGTGCCGTTCACGGGCGGCTCCGTCTACGCGCTGACCAAGGCGGCGATCGCGGGGTTTACTCGCGGCCTGGCGCGGGATCTTGGTCCTCGTGGCATCACGGTGAATAACCTGCAACCCGGTCCTGTGGATACGGAAATGAACCCGGCGGGCGGTCCCAACGCGGCCGGTTTGAAGGCAATGATGGCGCTGCAGCGGTTCGGCCAGGCAAGCGAAATCGCCGCGCTGGTTTCGCTGTTGGCAGGCCCCGAGGGCGGCTACATCACGGGTGCGAGCCTGAACATCGACGGCGGCTTCAGCGCTTGAACACCGGATTCGCTGAGCACCCGAACCATCCTGCTATCCAGGCCTTCTTCTCTTAATAGAGCGATAATGTCGGACGGAGGATCCGGCGATGGTCAGCGAACAGGAGTCAACCCCACAGGCTGCACGGACAGGCAATCCACTGCAAGGCGCGCTCGTCAAATACTGCGTCATGGCGCTGGTGGAGTTCTCCATTCTGCGGTTCGTTTCTGGGCGAGGCGACTGGTACAGGGCCTGGCTATATGTGGTGTTGAAACTGGCCGCGCAGATGGTCGTGGGACGGATGATCCTGCGGAGCAATCCGGACCTGCTGGTGGAGCGGTCGCGCATGCAGAAGGGCACCAAGAGCTGGGACAAGCTGCTGGCGGTGCTGGTCGCGCTGGTCGGCCCGATGTCGATGTGGATTGTGGCGGCCCTGGAGGCTCGGTGGATTTGGCCGTTGCGCGTCGACGTCGGCTACTCCACCGCGGGCTTCGCGGTTTGCCTGCTGGGTATCCTACTGACCGCCTGGGCGATGATTTCGAACCGGTTCTTCGCGGCTACGGTGCGGATTCAAGCCGATCGCGGCCAGGTAGTCGTCGACCAAGGGCCGTATAGGTATGTCCGTCATCCCGGCTACACAGGTGCACTGGCGTTTACGCTGGCCTCGCCTTTCGCCCTGGGCTCGTGGTACGCGCTGATCCCGGCGGTGTTCACGTTCGTAGTCCTGGCGGTGCGCACGGCGCTGGAAGATCGAACTCTGAAGGCGGAGTTGGCGGGGTATGCGGAGTATGCCAACCGGGTCCGGTCCAGGTTGATTCCATGGGTCTGGTAGATGCCTAGCCGACCAGGCGCAGAACATGGTCCGCCGCCTTCACACCGCGATATTGCGCCTCTTCGAACAGCGATAACGAACTCAGATCGCAGTTCGCGTAGACAAGGGAACCGGCGAGTTTTGCGCGCCGCAGCCGTTCCGGATGGAAGATGGACCCCGGTAGCGGACGGGGCATGGCGTGACCTATTCGGAAGACGTCCATGCGTTTCACGCACTGCCGGATGTCGGGGTGGGCCCTCTCCAGATCGGAAAAGATCTTCTCCTTCCACCAGTTCCAATCGCCGCCCAGCAGGATGCGGCGCTGGTCGGCCG is a genomic window containing:
- a CDS encoding gluconate 2-dehydrogenase subunit 3 family protein, with protein sequence MLTPRQAALLEAWTETLIPADHDAGARQAGVVTYIDRQLNRKFKRHQPAYRDALAAVDRLAEGRFEEWTPEQRTALLASMEQGSAPREFFPDGGKAAFELVLAHTMQGFYGSPRHGGNRGYASWNMIGVPPLPVRGRQQYEVQS
- a CDS encoding Gfo/Idh/MocA family oxidoreductase, producing the protein MSDRELSRRHFFYGSLLAGAVPAAGFGSTTSLSRAGFKSPNEKLNIAAIGAGGKGRSDIAGCSTENIVAFADPDDKRAAQTFEKYPKVPKYKDFRVMFDKEEKNIDAVLVSCPDHVHGSAAMWSMARGKHVYCQKPLVRTIWEAQQLTAAAAKYGVATQMGNQGYSNEGARQCAEIIWNGDIGGVTEVHAFTDRPGHYWPQGPEVAPKEESVPSTLDWDAWLADAEPRAYSPAYVPHNWRAFPDFGCGAIGDMACHILGTPNMALLLSAPTSVECIKKVGASEHTFPHQTVIRFDFPARGTMPALKLFWYDSLKEQPKIPGVPEGELLGDKDINGSVFIGDKGIVTTGCYGERTRLLPDAKMKDYTMPPPMLTRSPGHYRDWLRACKGGSPACSNFSVAGPFVEWMLLGTIAMRVEGKLEWDAAKGRITSHPDANKYLKPKFRKGWKFA
- a CDS encoding carboxymuconolactone decarboxylase family protein; translated protein: MSVVSLIEYADASAEVQAVYDDIMATRKVDNVNNFWKALANHPAMLRQVWEEVKTVMAPGALDPLVKEMIYVAVSATNGCEYCTYSHTAGARAKGMTEEMLGEVLAVAALANKTNRLANGYRVPVDEQFRRS
- a CDS encoding M48 family metalloprotease; the protein is MSSSGGRESGVSQMLGGTGGGFGVSVQAGGRLAMVLRAFGVLAIAGGVLLAQTPAGSMEERTRARQTAMGRAYSRQLRGEAVVLENEAVRRYVDRVGGLLAAQMPGPKPSFEFTVAEITACPTTQEPAALPGGFVFFPARLLGASRNESEFAAVVAHAVAHEVLHRTPMAAPESGATIPLVMLGGWTGDCRGRQSVPIGFAATLKKQEREADALAWRALEAAGFDPRAVTSYVQRTVDSANTDVQRGEQEERLATMRSLKAAAATTRQDGVDFEVARAEIRRFVEASSPARRAPSLVGARQP
- a CDS encoding 3-oxoacyl-ACP reductase family protein, with amino-acid sequence MSQLAGKVALVTGASRGIGAAIAKRLAQDGATVAITYAASPGKAEEVVKSIEAAGGKALAIQADSGDPAAVKAAVAFAAEKFGRLDILVNNAGVAFMAPIGEFPEDQFERLLAVNVRGVFSATNEAVRHMSDGGRIIMIGSINGDFVPFTGGSVYALTKAAIAGFTRGLARDLGPRGITVNNLQPGPVDTEMNPAGGPNAAGLKAMMALQRFGQASEIAALVSLLAGPEGGYITGASLNIDGGFSA
- a CDS encoding isoprenylcysteine carboxylmethyltransferase family protein — translated: MVSEQESTPQAARTGNPLQGALVKYCVMALVEFSILRFVSGRGDWYRAWLYVVLKLAAQMVVGRMILRSNPDLLVERSRMQKGTKSWDKLLAVLVALVGPMSMWIVAALEARWIWPLRVDVGYSTAGFAVCLLGILLTAWAMISNRFFAATVRIQADRGQVVVDQGPYRYVRHPGYTGALAFTLASPFALGSWYALIPAVFTFVVLAVRTALEDRTLKAELAGYAEYANRVRSRLIPWVW